One Armatimonadia bacterium DNA window includes the following coding sequences:
- the lnt gene encoding apolipoprotein N-acyltransferase: MRASRQARATGIPFPGQIILSVLAGGLLYMAFPPIDMGPLAWFALMPLFVALVSARTAGRGALCGLAFGLTFFLPFMHYLTMWGHPLPWIAAVLYLSVYPVVFGIAAVLVLRNPSPGWRVAGMAGAWTLLSWVRANAGALGFTFGDLAYTQHDQLPVLQVASVFGEFGLTALMVVVNAGLTQGLLGLAAERGWAPVADAKGWQRRANAAALASYALLLGVYFVGALALKQARHQDGQADPQGRVLKVAVVQGGVPLQTPVTDDDVQRSKDTYLRLNTVVPPDTDLTVWPESALPAYITSYPGLEDVAAEGARQTKGHLLIGTLEQLDGAYYNAARLYDAGGKVVDRYHKNDLLIFGEYVPLRDKLPCLRDYPLRNTDLTPGSGRKLFDIKGVRVAPLICFEATFPRQTREVCRQGAEVLAFLTSDAWAQDTPEVAQHSFTASMRAVESRRWVLRAATTGRSALYTPYGEVVQEIPVNGQGVLGQSVRPAEGLSIYHRIGDTPLLVISCVLWLVAAFWRPEDA, encoded by the coding sequence ATGCGAGCGTCACGCCAGGCCAGAGCCACGGGGATCCCCTTCCCCGGCCAGATCATCCTGTCCGTACTTGCGGGGGGCCTCCTGTACATGGCCTTCCCGCCGATCGACATGGGGCCCCTCGCGTGGTTTGCCCTGATGCCCCTCTTCGTGGCCCTGGTAAGCGCCCGAACCGCGGGCCGTGGCGCCCTGTGTGGCCTCGCCTTCGGCCTCACCTTCTTCCTGCCCTTCATGCACTACCTGACCATGTGGGGCCATCCGCTGCCGTGGATTGCCGCCGTGCTGTACCTGAGCGTCTACCCGGTCGTGTTCGGCATCGCGGCCGTCCTGGTGCTGCGAAACCCTTCGCCGGGCTGGCGCGTCGCTGGTATGGCCGGGGCCTGGACCCTCCTCTCCTGGGTTCGCGCCAATGCCGGGGCCCTTGGTTTCACCTTTGGCGACCTCGCCTACACCCAGCATGACCAGCTTCCGGTCCTCCAGGTGGCCTCGGTCTTCGGCGAGTTTGGTCTGACGGCGCTCATGGTGGTGGTGAATGCCGGGCTGACGCAGGGCTTGCTTGGTCTCGCCGCCGAGCGAGGATGGGCGCCCGTAGCCGACGCGAAGGGCTGGCAGCGTCGTGCGAACGCGGCTGCGCTGGCCTCCTACGCGCTCCTCCTCGGCGTCTACTTCGTCGGTGCTCTTGCCCTCAAGCAGGCGCGACACCAGGACGGGCAAGCCGACCCGCAGGGCCGCGTGCTGAAGGTTGCCGTGGTGCAGGGAGGCGTCCCGCTCCAAACACCGGTCACCGATGACGATGTGCAACGGTCAAAGGACACCTACCTGAGGCTCAACACGGTCGTCCCTCCAGACACCGACCTCACGGTCTGGCCCGAGAGCGCTCTCCCTGCCTATATCACCTCCTATCCGGGCCTGGAAGACGTCGCCGCAGAGGGCGCCCGGCAAACCAAAGGACACCTGCTGATCGGTACGCTGGAGCAGCTCGACGGGGCTTACTACAACGCCGCACGGCTCTACGACGCCGGAGGCAAGGTCGTCGACCGCTACCACAAGAACGACCTGCTGATCTTTGGCGAGTACGTGCCGCTACGCGACAAGCTCCCCTGCCTGCGTGACTATCCCCTCCGCAACACCGACCTGACGCCCGGCAGTGGGCGCAAGCTGTTCGACATCAAGGGCGTCCGCGTGGCCCCGCTCATCTGCTTCGAGGCGACCTTCCCGCGACAGACCCGTGAGGTCTGCCGTCAGGGCGCCGAGGTGCTCGCCTTCCTCACCAGCGATGCCTGGGCACAGGACACCCCGGAGGTAGCCCAGCACTCCTTCACTGCCTCCATGCGAGCTGTGGAGTCACGCCGATGGGTGCTGCGTGCCGCCACAACGGGCCGCAGTGCCTTGTACACGCCCTACGGTGAAGTGGTTCAGGAGATACCCGTCAACGGTCAGGGCGTCCTCGGTCAGTCCGTACGACCTGCGGAGGGTCTGTCCATCTATCACCGCATCGGAGACACGCCGCTGCTGGTCATATCCTGTGTACTTTGGCTCGTAGCAGCTTTCTGGAGGCCTGAAGATGCCTGA
- a CDS encoding aminotransferase class I/II-fold pyridoxal phosphate-dependent enzyme, whose product MSTPSQSLRLRPEVEHMPPSGIREFFDLTLGMEGVVTLGVGEPDFATPWKICDAVVDSLRRGQTSYTSNYGLMELREAIAEDLGMRWGVDYDPATELIVTMGVSEAMDVAMRALLSPGDEVVVPEPCYVSYKACVSMAGGNPVVVPCTVEHDFRPQVEDLEAAITPRTRGLIIGYPNNPTGTVMSREDLLQIARLAEEHDLFVVSDEIYAHLTYDGEHTCFASLPGMRERTILMNGFSKAYAMTGWRIGFTAAPGQLIEGMVRIHAYTALSAPISGQIGAIEALQHCEREMHEMVRDYDQRRRVFIKGLNDIGLPCFEARGAFYAFPSIAHTGLTSKQFSKALLYDEKVAAVPGTAFGDCGEGYLRCTYAQSMDNLKEALVRMERFLAKLKAGKVQVE is encoded by the coding sequence ATGAGCACTCCTTCACAGTCCCTGCGGCTGCGTCCCGAAGTTGAGCACATGCCGCCCTCCGGTATCCGTGAGTTCTTCGACCTCACTCTGGGAATGGAGGGCGTCGTCACCCTCGGTGTCGGCGAGCCGGATTTTGCCACGCCGTGGAAGATCTGCGATGCCGTCGTCGATAGCCTTCGCCGCGGGCAGACCTCCTACACCAGCAACTACGGCCTCATGGAACTGCGCGAGGCCATTGCTGAGGACCTCGGCATGCGGTGGGGAGTGGACTACGACCCGGCTACCGAGTTGATCGTCACCATGGGGGTCAGCGAGGCCATGGATGTCGCCATGCGCGCCTTGCTCTCGCCCGGCGATGAAGTCGTTGTCCCGGAGCCCTGCTATGTCTCCTACAAGGCCTGCGTCTCGATGGCCGGCGGCAACCCCGTCGTCGTTCCCTGCACCGTAGAGCACGATTTCCGGCCGCAGGTGGAGGACCTGGAGGCTGCGATCACCCCCCGGACGCGGGGCCTGATCATCGGCTACCCCAACAACCCGACCGGCACCGTCATGTCGCGCGAGGACTTGCTGCAGATTGCCCGACTCGCCGAGGAGCACGACCTCTTCGTCGTGTCGGACGAGATCTATGCGCACCTGACTTACGACGGCGAGCATACCTGCTTCGCGTCGCTTCCGGGCATGAGAGAGCGCACGATCCTGATGAACGGCTTCTCCAAAGCCTACGCCATGACGGGTTGGCGCATCGGCTTCACGGCAGCCCCGGGTCAGCTGATCGAGGGCATGGTGCGCATCCATGCGTACACTGCCCTTTCGGCGCCGATTAGCGGCCAGATCGGTGCCATCGAGGCTCTCCAGCACTGCGAGCGCGAGATGCACGAGATGGTCCGCGACTACGACCAGCGGCGCCGTGTGTTCATCAAGGGGCTGAACGACATCGGCCTCCCGTGCTTCGAAGCCCGGGGCGCCTTCTATGCCTTCCCGTCCATCGCCCACACCGGCCTGACGTCCAAGCAGTTCTCGAAGGCCTTGCTGTATGACGAGAAGGTCGCTGCAGTTCCCGGCACGGCCTTCGGTGACTGCGGCGAGGGCTACCTCCGGTGCACCTACGCCCAGAGCATGGACAACCTGAAGGAAGCGCTGGTACGCATGGAGCGCTTCCTGGCCAAGCTCAAAGCAGGCAAGGTGCAGGTCGAGTAG
- a CDS encoding Lrp/AsnC family transcriptional regulator produces MRQVLELLEQDATLSPEEIATRLGRDVAEVRAAIAEARATGQLLGYSAVVNWEKNDSPKIYAFIAVSAVPEHGRGFDAIAEQITLFDEVHSVYLMSGGFDLQVVVEGEDFREIAQFVAEKLAPIPGVRSTATSFVLKTYKLEGRTAYTHRTTHRLAVTP; encoded by the coding sequence ATGCGGCAGGTGCTTGAGTTACTCGAACAGGACGCGACCCTGTCCCCTGAGGAGATCGCAACGCGACTGGGTCGAGATGTCGCTGAGGTGCGGGCTGCGATCGCCGAAGCCAGGGCTACGGGCCAGTTGCTGGGCTACTCCGCTGTTGTGAACTGGGAGAAGAACGACAGCCCCAAGATCTACGCCTTCATCGCGGTGTCGGCCGTCCCCGAGCATGGCCGCGGTTTCGACGCCATTGCCGAGCAAATCACCCTCTTCGACGAGGTGCACTCGGTCTACCTGATGTCCGGCGGCTTCGATCTGCAGGTGGTTGTCGAGGGCGAGGACTTCCGTGAGATCGCCCAGTTCGTCGCTGAGAAGCTCGCGCCGATTCCCGGCGTGCGCAGCACGGCGACTTCCTTCGTCCTGAAGACCTACAAGCTTGAGGGCCGCACGGCCTACACACATCGTACTACCCACCGTCTGGCGGTGACACCATGA
- a CDS encoding cation diffusion facilitator family transporter, producing the protein MATGTAARSARAIETRRAAGLSVVSNTLLTVSKLVAGLATGSISVISEAVHSGNDLVAALLAFFSVRKSNEPADEHHRYGHGKYEALSGLIEAMLIVVAALSILYTAVRSMIKGQYEELNHAPALAVMAFSMVMNIIVSRTLYRVGRKHESIALEADAAHLSTDVWTSAGVFVGLALIYVLGLFGYDVHWLDPALAVFVAALVLTQGWRISRDALEQLLDSSLPIEDTQRIVGTLQEHYGRFVNFHRLRSRRAGHERYIDLHLVVCDRMTVAEAHEFTDHLEADLAGLFPSAQVLIHIEPCDDEECRAKRVAGNWDFCVQEKKRAQGPTDLKPHRQSDTTPPGGTHDAAGA; encoded by the coding sequence ATGGCGACCGGAACGGCCGCCAGAAGTGCAAGGGCGATAGAGACCAGGCGGGCCGCCGGCCTGTCTGTGGTCTCCAATACTCTCCTCACAGTCAGCAAGCTTGTGGCGGGGCTGGCCACGGGCTCGATCAGTGTCATCTCGGAGGCGGTTCACTCCGGAAATGACCTTGTCGCAGCCCTCCTGGCCTTCTTCAGCGTGCGCAAGTCCAACGAGCCCGCTGATGAGCACCACCGCTACGGCCACGGGAAGTATGAGGCGCTCTCCGGTCTGATTGAGGCCATGCTCATCGTGGTTGCCGCGCTGAGCATCCTCTATACGGCGGTGCGCTCGATGATCAAGGGCCAGTACGAGGAGCTCAACCACGCCCCGGCGCTGGCGGTGATGGCCTTCTCCATGGTCATGAACATCATCGTGTCGCGCACACTCTATCGGGTCGGCCGGAAGCATGAGTCCATCGCTCTTGAGGCCGACGCAGCCCACCTGAGTACCGACGTCTGGACTTCGGCCGGTGTCTTCGTGGGCCTTGCGCTCATCTACGTCCTTGGGCTCTTCGGCTACGACGTTCACTGGCTCGACCCGGCGCTGGCGGTCTTCGTGGCGGCACTGGTCTTGACGCAGGGATGGCGCATCTCGCGCGATGCCTTGGAGCAACTGCTGGACAGCTCGCTCCCGATCGAGGACACCCAGCGGATCGTCGGTACGCTTCAGGAACACTACGGGCGGTTTGTGAACTTCCATCGGCTGCGGTCGCGACGCGCCGGCCACGAACGCTACATTGATCTGCACCTGGTTGTGTGCGATCGTATGACGGTAGCCGAGGCCCACGAATTCACAGACCACCTGGAGGCGGACCTGGCAGGTCTGTTCCCGAGTGCGCAGGTGCTGATTCATATCGAGCCGTGTGACGACGAGGAGTGCAGGGCGAAACGGGTCGCCGGTAACTGGGACTTCTGCGTGCAGGAGAAGAAGAGAGCGCAGGGGCCGACGGACCTCAAGCCACACCGGCAGTCCGACACGACGCCCCCGGGAGGTACACACGATGCGGCAGGTGCTTGA
- the secF gene encoding protein translocase subunit SecF, which yields MELFRYKHWDLIGKTWLWFTISGVTVVIGMLALAVHGFNYGIDFTGGSLLRYEFAVPLAANDAGVPDATAKIRQVLDSMNLGHSEIQLVGNDEGQFSQLYLRTPPVANDEEAATRSQSIVASLEKTFPDKGKISDMGRETVGPVVGEELRNQSILALAIGYLLILIYITIRYEIRFGIAAIISLLHDILVVLGCMALFKIELNSAFVAALLTVLGYSNHDTVVIMDRIRENMRVHRRATFAETVNASLLEVMARSVNLVVVVLFTVVSLLVFGGEAIRGFSFALLIGISTGCYSSIFTASPILVILENRAARNRANAVATSRSQRVTATVGNGRPRSTAAVAEPAREVAEGDAGSVDKANSRKAIERLQREEIAERQEKALAELDAKRDERRERRKREKERAAKQAGKPKRRF from the coding sequence GTGGAACTCTTTCGCTACAAGCACTGGGACCTGATTGGCAAGACCTGGCTGTGGTTCACCATTTCCGGGGTGACCGTCGTCATCGGCATGCTTGCCCTCGCGGTCCACGGTTTCAACTACGGCATCGACTTCACCGGCGGAAGCCTGCTGCGCTATGAGTTCGCGGTTCCGCTTGCGGCGAATGATGCGGGTGTGCCCGACGCGACTGCCAAGATACGCCAGGTTCTCGACTCAATGAACCTGGGGCACAGCGAGATCCAGTTGGTGGGGAACGACGAGGGGCAGTTCTCGCAGTTGTACCTGCGAACTCCACCCGTCGCCAACGACGAGGAGGCAGCCACCCGCAGCCAGAGCATCGTCGCCTCGCTTGAGAAGACCTTCCCTGACAAGGGCAAGATCAGTGACATGGGTCGCGAGACGGTCGGGCCTGTGGTTGGTGAGGAACTCCGCAACCAGTCGATCCTGGCTCTCGCCATTGGCTATCTGTTGATCCTGATCTACATCACGATCCGCTACGAGATCCGCTTCGGCATCGCGGCGATCATCTCCCTGCTCCACGACATTTTGGTCGTGCTGGGATGCATGGCCCTGTTCAAAATCGAGCTGAACAGCGCCTTCGTTGCGGCCCTGCTCACGGTTCTGGGTTACTCAAACCACGACACCGTCGTTATCATGGACCGCATCCGCGAGAACATGCGGGTCCATCGCCGGGCCACCTTCGCAGAGACTGTGAACGCCAGTCTTCTCGAAGTAATGGCGCGGTCGGTGAACCTGGTCGTGGTTGTTCTGTTCACGGTCGTCTCTCTGCTGGTCTTCGGCGGCGAGGCCATCCGGGGCTTCTCTTTCGCCCTCCTTATTGGTATCTCGACAGGGTGTTACTCGTCGATCTTCACGGCGAGTCCTATCCTCGTTATCCTTGAGAACCGAGCTGCGCGCAACCGGGCTAACGCCGTTGCGACCTCACGCAGCCAGCGTGTGACCGCAACCGTGGGGAACGGTCGACCGCGGTCGACCGCAGCAGTTGCCGAGCCGGCAAGAGAGGTCGCAGAGGGCGATGCGGGTTCGGTCGACAAGGCAAACAGTCGCAAGGCCATCGAGCGGCTGCAGCGGGAAGAGATCGCGGAGCGGCAGGAGAAGGCTCTGGCCGAGCTGGACGCGAAGCGCGACGAGCGGCGGGAACGCCGCAAGCGTGAGAAGGAGCGCGCCGCCAAACAGGCCGGCAAGCCAAAGCGCCGCTTCTGA